Proteins found in one Candidatus Neomarinimicrobiota bacterium genomic segment:
- the hemN gene encoding oxygen-independent coproporphyrinogen III oxidase — MENKNNQSTLFDEELIKRYSKPGPRYTSYPTAPMFSETIGPAEFRNEIAETNNSSEPADLSLYFHIPFCDTLCYFCACNMMITHDDDKKEKYLGYLKKEIDMIAELTESSRKVSQMHWGGGTPSYLFPSQIIGLGGYIQDSFTFDDDAEVSVEIDPRGLTREHLEAFREIGFNRISMGVQDFDPEVQKAINRIQPEDMTTQVVDWCRELGFKSINLDLIYGLPHQSVEKFRKTVKTVIEIKPERIATFNYAHVPWMKKHQTLIKDEWLPSADEKLKLLHLVIDEFTSAGYEFIGMDHFAFPEDEIVAAQNNGTLHRNFQGYTTKKGCDLIAMGITGISEVGNIYAQNVKTLDEYYEVIDNGELATFKGYKLSNEDRLRKEIIMQLMCHFYLDKTSFGDANNLSFDEHFSDALEAMEPMRVDGLLDITDDSITVLPAGRLLIRNITMSFDEYLTDNKEKKFSKTI, encoded by the coding sequence ATGGAAAATAAAAATAATCAGTCTACACTGTTTGATGAAGAGCTTATTAAACGCTACTCTAAACCGGGACCGAGATATACGAGTTATCCGACGGCTCCAATGTTTAGCGAAACAATAGGACCAGCCGAATTTCGAAATGAGATTGCCGAAACGAATAACTCTTCAGAGCCTGCGGATCTTTCGCTGTATTTTCACATTCCGTTTTGTGACACGCTTTGCTATTTCTGCGCCTGCAACATGATGATAACTCATGACGATGATAAAAAAGAGAAGTATCTCGGATATCTGAAGAAAGAGATTGATATGATCGCGGAACTAACCGAAAGCAGCCGAAAAGTATCACAAATGCATTGGGGGGGAGGAACGCCCAGCTATCTTTTTCCATCACAGATAATAGGTCTCGGAGGATATATTCAAGATAGCTTCACTTTTGACGATGACGCGGAAGTCAGCGTCGAGATTGACCCGAGGGGACTGACCCGCGAGCATCTCGAAGCCTTTAGAGAAATCGGCTTCAACCGGATAAGTATGGGAGTCCAGGATTTTGATCCTGAGGTTCAGAAGGCGATAAACAGAATTCAGCCGGAAGATATGACGACTCAGGTGGTTGACTGGTGCAGAGAGTTAGGATTCAAAAGCATCAATTTAGACCTTATCTATGGATTACCGCATCAGAGCGTCGAAAAGTTTCGTAAAACGGTTAAAACGGTTATCGAAATAAAACCGGAGAGGATAGCCACGTTTAATTACGCTCATGTTCCATGGATGAAAAAACATCAGACGCTGATCAAAGATGAATGGCTTCCAAGCGCGGATGAGAAACTTAAATTGCTCCATCTGGTGATTGATGAGTTCACCTCCGCGGGCTATGAATTCATCGGGATGGATCACTTCGCGTTTCCCGAAGATGAAATAGTTGCCGCTCAGAATAACGGCACGCTCCACAGAAACTTTCAGGGATATACGACCAAAAAAGGATGTGACCTTATCGCAATGGGAATAACGGGGATCAGTGAAGTCGGTAATATTTACGCTCAGAACGTTAAAACTTTGGACGAATATTATGAAGTAATCGATAACGGCGAACTTGCTACTTTTAAGGGTTACAAACTCAGCAACGAAGATAGGCTGAGAAAAGAGATCATTATGCAGCTGATGTGCCATTTTTATTTGGATAAAACGTCATTCGGCGATGCCAACAATCTGAGTTTTGATGAACACTTCTCAGATGCGCTTGAAGCAATGGAGCCGATGAGGGTAGACGGTCTGTTGGACA